One genomic window of Luteitalea pratensis includes the following:
- a CDS encoding glycoside hydrolase family 19 protein yields MFTIEQLRRIMPALTAARATAFFPFLQRAVDEFSIATPARSAAFLAQLAHESGQFRFMEELWGPTPAQVRYEPQSTLAARLGNTEAGDGRRFKGRGPIQVTGRANYRRYGDLLGVDLVADPPKAADPAVAFRVAALFWSRNGLNELADQGSADSFRQITRRINGGFNGLAERQQFFARACEALGVTAARGMPRSLPARTGADLDAFGRGAEAIRPFARRLSASSPPDGARAGAPVDPVAGPRATRAGAPEVVVTRAARKK; encoded by the coding sequence ATGTTCACGATCGAGCAACTGCGGCGGATCATGCCGGCCTTGACCGCGGCGCGCGCGACCGCATTTTTTCCGTTTCTCCAGCGCGCGGTCGACGAGTTCTCGATCGCGACACCCGCGCGTAGTGCCGCCTTCCTCGCGCAACTGGCCCACGAGTCGGGACAATTCCGCTTCATGGAGGAACTCTGGGGACCGACGCCGGCGCAGGTTCGCTACGAGCCACAGAGCACGCTGGCGGCTCGCCTCGGCAACACCGAGGCCGGTGACGGCAGGCGGTTCAAGGGCCGAGGCCCGATCCAGGTGACCGGCCGGGCCAACTACCGGCGCTACGGCGACCTGCTCGGGGTCGATCTCGTCGCCGATCCACCGAAGGCGGCTGACCCTGCGGTCGCGTTCCGCGTCGCAGCGCTGTTCTGGTCGCGCAATGGGCTCAACGAACTCGCCGACCAGGGCAGCGCCGACTCCTTCAGGCAGATCACGCGGCGCATCAACGGCGGGTTCAACGGGCTGGCCGAACGCCAGCAGTTCTTCGCCCGCGCGTGCGAGGCCCTCGGCGTGACCGCCGCTCGCGGTATGCCCCGGAGCCTGCCGGCACGAACAGGGGCGGACCTGGACGCGTTTGGACGCGGCGCCGAAGCGATTCGCCCCTTCGCGCGTCGGCTGAGCGCCAGCAGTCCGCCGGATGGCGCGCGCGCCGGCGCGCCGGTCGACCCAGTGGCTGGCCCGCGCGCGACACGCGCGGGCGCACCCGAGGTCGTCGTCACACGCGCCGCTCGCAAGAAATGA
- a CDS encoding oxidoreductase, with amino-acid sequence MTPEPIGVALLGFGFAGRIFHAPFISTTPGLRLRVVASSQASSISAAYPDVRVTASPRDAIEDDEVSLVVVATPNDTHASLAEAALRAGRHVVVDKPFTVTLDQARVLAATAEATRQALSVFQNRRWDSDFLGIRDALHAGTIGDVVEYRSEMARWRPHVRDRWRERPGPGAGLWYDLGPHLVDQAVELFGAPDGVQATLRALRPGGGTDDWFQVRLDYPTRQVVLASTLLAADEPPRFVVRGTAGSLVKVGGDQQEQRLIAGDRPGHAGWGQDADPLLIVRDGADAVPVPVPAGNYGHFYTAMRDALVHGSRPPVSVAEAMLVMSIVTAAIESSATGRVVSVVDLLSR; translated from the coding sequence ATGACGCCGGAGCCAATAGGTGTCGCGTTGCTCGGTTTCGGGTTCGCCGGCCGCATCTTCCATGCGCCGTTCATCTCCACCACGCCGGGGCTCCGCCTCCGGGTGGTGGCGTCGAGCCAGGCCTCGAGCATCAGCGCCGCCTACCCCGATGTGCGCGTCACGGCATCCCCCCGAGACGCGATCGAGGATGACGAGGTGTCGCTGGTCGTGGTCGCGACGCCCAACGACACGCACGCGTCCCTCGCCGAGGCCGCGCTCCGTGCCGGCCGGCACGTGGTCGTGGACAAGCCATTCACGGTCACCCTTGACCAGGCGCGAGTGCTGGCCGCCACGGCCGAGGCGACCCGCCAGGCGCTGTCGGTCTTCCAGAATCGGCGCTGGGACAGCGATTTCCTCGGCATCAGGGATGCGCTGCACGCCGGCACCATCGGGGACGTGGTCGAGTACCGATCCGAGATGGCGCGGTGGCGGCCTCACGTGCGTGATCGGTGGCGCGAGCGTCCAGGGCCGGGAGCCGGCCTCTGGTATGACCTCGGCCCGCACCTGGTCGACCAGGCTGTCGAACTGTTCGGCGCGCCCGACGGCGTGCAGGCGACACTACGCGCGCTACGTCCCGGCGGCGGGACCGACGACTGGTTCCAGGTGAGGCTCGATTATCCGACGCGACAGGTCGTCCTCGCGTCGACCCTGCTGGCGGCAGACGAGCCGCCGCGGTTCGTCGTGCGCGGCACCGCGGGCAGTCTCGTCAAGGTTGGCGGCGACCAGCAGGAGCAACGGCTGATCGCCGGCGACCGTCCGGGGCATGCCGGCTGGGGGCAGGATGCCGACCCACTGCTGATCGTCCGCGACGGCGCTGATGCCGTACCCGTGCCGGTGCCGGCTGGCAACTATGGTCACTTCTACACCGCGATGCGCGATGCCCTCGTGCACGGGAGTCGACCCCCTGTCTCGGTTGCCGAAGCGATGCTGGTGATGTCGATCGTCACCGCGGCGATTGAGTCGTCGGCAACCGGCCGTGTCGTGTCGGTGGTGGATCTCCTGTCACGATGA
- a CDS encoding SAM-dependent methyltransferase, whose product MNDLLACARFPRASTYGPAWIRAGVSGGAHPLWLTEWLCESLSLRPGMRVLDLGCGRALSSIFLHREYGVQVWAVDAWFNRDENLRRIQDARATEGVFPLHADARSLPFAQGFFDAIVSIDSFPYYGTDDFFLGSLARYLQPGGLLGIAGAGLAREIDGNVPGHLHGWWTPDLHCLHSPPWWRSHWQRTGLVDVTVADTMPDGTQRWVDWQRAVAPDNSVEIDAVGADAGDYLAYVRVIATRTSVAADEPVTSVATTYVRQPLLRGETTDDPVS is encoded by the coding sequence TTGAACGACCTCCTTGCATGCGCGCGGTTTCCCCGCGCTTCGACGTATGGGCCCGCATGGATTCGTGCCGGTGTCAGTGGCGGTGCGCATCCCCTGTGGTTGACCGAATGGCTCTGCGAATCCTTGTCACTGCGCCCGGGCATGCGGGTGCTGGATCTTGGATGCGGCCGCGCGCTGTCATCGATATTCCTCCACCGCGAGTACGGCGTGCAGGTGTGGGCAGTCGACGCATGGTTCAACCGGGACGAGAACCTTCGTCGCATACAGGATGCCCGCGCAACCGAGGGTGTCTTCCCCTTGCACGCTGATGCGCGATCGCTGCCCTTTGCGCAGGGCTTCTTCGACGCCATTGTCTCGATCGACTCGTTCCCGTACTACGGCACCGATGACTTCTTCCTGGGCAGCCTCGCGCGCTACCTCCAGCCGGGCGGCCTTCTCGGTATCGCGGGTGCCGGCCTCGCGCGAGAGATCGACGGCAACGTCCCCGGCCACCTGCACGGGTGGTGGACGCCCGATCTGCATTGCCTGCACTCGCCGCCATGGTGGCGCTCGCATTGGCAGCGGACCGGACTCGTCGACGTGACCGTCGCCGACACCATGCCGGACGGCACGCAGCGATGGGTGGACTGGCAACGCGCGGTTGCGCCAGACAACAGTGTGGAGATCGATGCGGTCGGCGCCGACGCGGGCGATTACCTCGCGTACGTGCGCGTGATCGCGACACGCACGTCGGTGGCGGCCGATGAACCGGTCACGTCCGTGGCCACCACGTACGTTCGTCAGCCGCTCCTGCGCGGCGAAACGACCGACGATCCTGTCTCGTAG
- a CDS encoding TonB-dependent receptor, which produces MHVLRQLWLASALLVAPSLTLAQQTVNDASISGKVTDGSGGVIAGAVVSARHLQTSVTSTTVTDDSGHFRFPSLRIGPYELTVTHPGFIRAMRPLTLTAGSAFALPIALGVEGLATDLTVTADAAVLESARSQVAVTVPEAELRQLPLNGRNLLDVALLAPSVAPPNINSTQLFAETSAVPGVGLSVGSQRNFSNSVVVDGLSANDDAAGLSGMTYGVDAIEEIQVVTSGAQAELGRALGGHVNVVTRSGTNTVQGTAYGYLRDQRFNAANALSGTTLPMSQVQYGGSVGGPVVRNRTFFFANAERRDLEQSALTTISPATADIINARMKATGYPGSPVTTGLYEAPVETVTALGKVDHAVSGRHQVGARYSLYDVAAANARGAGGLAAPSASTGLDDRDQAVALSSLLTLGGRTVNETRAQFTHSHLRALPSDQVGPAVSIAGIATFGTLSSSPQERSNRMVELVDNVSHQRGAHALRAGIDVVHNADRIVFPRARQGSYVFASLPAFLAGTYNNGGFTQTFGATDVEQTSTNLAVYAQDAWNASSSVTFNLGVRYDLQWLETVKTDGDNLSPRVGIAWTPFAARSLVVRGHAGLFVDRVPLRSLANALLSAGNTTDLSNLRQITVSLSPGQAEAPIFPGVLRALVPSVTLASLTTMQGDLDQAYSRQAAVEVEQQIGRLSTVSLGYSYLAGKGLLMAINQNVPSCVPAGSNNACRPIAAYGNDSRYSSAGRSTYHALIVTLGRRPSERGYYRASYTLSKAMNDVGEFFFSGPIDPFDISKDWSRADSDRRHLLVLSGGVTTPMQPADSFWQAITHGFQLSWMLQAYSPAPFNITSGATTLQGTTGRPIVDGAFIARNAGEGDEFFSLALRVSRTFPLKGSMRLEAAVEAFNVTNAVNETARNATFGSNTYPTNPSATFNQVTAVGDPRSAQFALRLRF; this is translated from the coding sequence GTGCACGTCCTGCGACAACTCTGGCTGGCGAGTGCCCTGCTCGTCGCCCCATCGCTTACGCTCGCGCAGCAGACCGTCAATGACGCGAGCATCAGCGGCAAGGTCACCGATGGCTCCGGCGGAGTTATTGCCGGAGCGGTCGTGAGCGCGCGACACCTGCAGACCAGCGTCACGAGCACCACCGTGACCGATGACAGTGGTCACTTCCGTTTTCCGTCGCTTCGCATCGGCCCCTACGAGCTGACCGTGACCCACCCTGGCTTCATACGCGCAATGCGACCATTGACCCTCACGGCGGGCAGTGCGTTCGCACTCCCGATCGCCCTCGGAGTCGAGGGGCTGGCCACCGACCTGACGGTCACGGCCGACGCCGCGGTCCTCGAGTCGGCGCGCAGCCAGGTCGCGGTCACGGTTCCCGAGGCGGAACTGCGTCAATTGCCGCTCAACGGCCGCAACCTCCTGGACGTCGCGCTGCTGGCCCCGTCTGTCGCGCCGCCCAACATCAACAGCACGCAACTGTTCGCCGAGACGTCCGCGGTCCCGGGAGTCGGCTTGTCGGTCGGCAGCCAGCGCAACTTCTCCAACAGCGTCGTCGTCGACGGACTCTCGGCCAACGACGATGCGGCCGGGTTGAGTGGCATGACCTACGGCGTCGATGCGATCGAAGAGATCCAGGTCGTCACGTCAGGCGCGCAGGCGGAACTCGGACGCGCGCTGGGCGGGCATGTCAACGTCGTGACGCGGAGTGGCACCAACACCGTGCAGGGGACCGCGTACGGATACCTGCGGGATCAGCGCTTCAACGCCGCCAATGCGCTGTCGGGCACGACGTTGCCGATGTCGCAGGTGCAATACGGTGGCAGCGTGGGTGGACCGGTCGTGCGCAACCGCACGTTCTTCTTTGCCAACGCCGAGCGCAGGGACCTGGAGCAGTCGGCGCTCACGACCATCTCGCCCGCGACTGCCGACATCATCAATGCGCGCATGAAGGCCACCGGGTACCCTGGCTCGCCCGTCACCACGGGACTGTACGAGGCGCCAGTGGAGACGGTCACGGCTCTCGGAAAGGTCGACCACGCCGTCAGCGGACGCCATCAGGTCGGCGCACGCTACAGCCTCTACGACGTCGCGGCCGCGAACGCGCGTGGCGCAGGGGGGCTCGCGGCGCCGTCCGCATCGACGGGGCTGGACGACCGCGATCAGGCCGTCGCGCTGTCGAGCCTGCTGACGCTCGGCGGCCGTACGGTGAACGAAACGAGGGCGCAGTTCACCCACAGCCACCTGCGGGCCCTGCCCTCCGACCAGGTGGGGCCAGCCGTCAGCATCGCCGGCATCGCGACGTTCGGCACGCTGTCGTCCAGCCCGCAGGAACGCTCGAATCGCATGGTCGAACTGGTCGACAACGTTTCGCACCAGCGCGGCGCGCATGCGTTGCGTGCCGGCATCGACGTCGTGCACAACGCGGACCGGATCGTGTTCCCTCGTGCACGCCAGGGCAGCTACGTCTTCGCCTCCCTGCCCGCCTTCCTCGCAGGCACGTACAACAACGGCGGGTTCACGCAGACGTTTGGCGCGACCGATGTCGAGCAGACCAGCACGAACCTCGCCGTGTACGCCCAGGACGCCTGGAACGCCTCATCGTCGGTGACGTTCAACCTGGGGGTCCGGTACGACCTGCAGTGGCTCGAGACGGTGAAGACCGATGGCGACAACCTCTCGCCCCGTGTAGGCATCGCCTGGACGCCGTTCGCAGCACGGTCCCTCGTGGTCCGTGGCCATGCGGGGCTGTTCGTCGATCGTGTTCCCCTGCGTTCGCTCGCCAACGCACTGCTCTCCGCCGGGAACACCACCGACCTGTCGAACCTTCGCCAGATCACTGTGAGCTTGTCACCCGGACAGGCCGAGGCGCCGATCTTCCCTGGCGTCCTGCGCGCACTCGTGCCCTCGGTGACACTGGCCTCCCTGACGACGATGCAGGGTGATCTCGATCAGGCGTACTCGCGCCAGGCCGCGGTGGAGGTCGAGCAGCAGATCGGGCGGCTCTCGACAGTCAGCCTCGGATACTCGTACCTCGCTGGCAAGGGCCTGCTGATGGCCATCAACCAGAACGTCCCGTCGTGCGTCCCCGCGGGGAGCAACAACGCGTGCCGGCCCATTGCCGCGTACGGCAACGACAGCCGGTACTCGTCTGCGGGCAGGTCGACGTACCACGCGCTGATCGTCACGCTTGGCAGGCGACCGTCGGAGCGCGGCTACTATCGGGCCAGTTACACATTGTCGAAAGCCATGAACGACGTCGGCGAGTTCTTCTTCAGTGGTCCGATCGACCCGTTCGACATCTCGAAGGACTGGAGCCGGGCCGACAGCGACCGTCGCCACCTGCTGGTGCTCTCCGGCGGCGTGACCACGCCGATGCAGCCGGCCGACTCGTTCTGGCAGGCGATCACCCACGGCTTCCAGTTGAGTTGGATGCTGCAGGCCTACTCGCCTGCCCCCTTCAATATCACGTCCGGGGCGACGACGCTGCAGGGCACGACGGGACGTCCGATCGTCGACGGGGCGTTCATCGCGCGAAACGCCGGTGAGGGGGACGAGTTCTTCAGCCTGGCCTTGCGGGTCAGCCGGACCTTCCCGCTGAAGGGTTCGATGCGGCTCGAAGCTGCCGTCGAAGCCTTCAACGTCACCAACGCCGTCAACGAGACGGCGCGCAACGCTACCTTCGGCAGCAATACCTATCCGACCAACCCGTCGGCCACGTTCAACCAGGTCACCGCCGTGGGAGACCCACGCAGCGCGCAGTTCGCCCTGCGACTGCGCTTCTGA
- a CDS encoding EF-hand domain-containing protein encodes MFTCATGGFLAVSRAAGEPLAFAAAGAQASRAPARMRFEVMDRNGDGEISRQEWRGSARSFDVHDWNGDGRLAGDEVRTGGRREDDFEQADHTPSQAERYMSWTERGFATLDHDRNRRITSDEWHYDRETFLRADRNRDGTLDVTEFIGGDMDDDRGDRFDDLDVNRNGRVERREWHASDDAFVWLDRNRDGVLSRTEVVGEGDGGQGVPSAGREVTVVVDARQRWTDAGLDVRAGDVLTFSSRGSIQMSNDGNDLASPAGSRTGRGASKAPVNAVAGALIARIGNGAPFLIGDRTSVTAPATGRVQLGVNDDYLEDNRGDFEVIVGVQRRTSLR; translated from the coding sequence ATGTTCACCTGTGCAACAGGTGGATTCCTGGCCGTCTCGCGTGCGGCCGGCGAACCTCTGGCATTCGCCGCGGCCGGCGCACAGGCCAGCCGCGCCCCCGCCAGGATGCGCTTCGAGGTCATGGACCGGAACGGCGACGGCGAAATCTCACGCCAGGAATGGCGCGGCTCGGCGCGATCGTTCGACGTGCACGACTGGAACGGTGACGGCCGGCTCGCTGGCGACGAAGTCCGGACCGGTGGTCGCCGGGAGGACGACTTCGAGCAAGCCGATCACACGCCTTCACAAGCCGAGCGCTACATGTCGTGGACCGAGCGCGGCTTCGCCACCCTCGATCACGACCGCAACCGGCGCATCACTTCCGACGAGTGGCACTACGACCGCGAGACGTTCCTGCGCGCCGACCGCAACCGGGATGGCACGCTCGACGTCACCGAGTTCATCGGCGGCGACATGGACGACGATCGCGGCGACCGGTTCGACGACCTCGACGTCAATCGCAACGGACGAGTCGAGCGGCGCGAGTGGCACGCGAGTGACGATGCGTTCGTCTGGCTCGATCGGAACCGGGATGGCGTGCTGAGTCGCACGGAGGTCGTGGGCGAGGGCGACGGCGGGCAGGGCGTGCCGTCGGCGGGCCGCGAGGTGACGGTGGTCGTCGACGCGCGTCAGCGATGGACCGACGCGGGCCTCGACGTGCGTGCAGGTGACGTACTGACCTTTTCGTCGCGTGGCTCGATCCAGATGAGCAACGACGGCAACGACCTCGCGTCCCCGGCGGGTTCACGAACCGGCCGCGGCGCATCAAAGGCGCCGGTCAACGCTGTCGCAGGTGCCCTGATCGCCCGGATCGGCAACGGCGCACCGTTCCTGATCGGAGACCGCACATCGGTCACCGCTCCCGCGACTGGCCGAGTTCAACTGGGCGTCAACGACGACTACCTCGAGGACAACCGCGGCGACTTCGAGGTCATCGTCGGCGTGCAGCGGCGCACTTCGCTGCGTTGA
- a CDS encoding PadR family transcriptional regulator: MMTKPRNDILQGTLTLLVLRSLEGQGPLHGYALCGHIQRVSDDALRVEEGSLYPALHRMEQEGWVAASWRVTEKGRRAKYYQITPLGRGQLDAERESWLRLTRGVGRVLRYS; this comes from the coding sequence ATGATGACAAAACCACGGAACGACATCCTGCAGGGCACGCTCACGCTCCTGGTCCTGCGCAGTCTCGAAGGTCAGGGGCCCCTGCACGGTTACGCCCTCTGCGGCCACATCCAGCGCGTGTCCGACGATGCGCTGCGGGTGGAGGAGGGGTCGCTCTATCCGGCCCTGCACCGCATGGAACAGGAGGGGTGGGTTGCGGCATCCTGGCGCGTCACCGAGAAGGGCCGGCGCGCGAAGTACTACCAGATCACCCCTCTCGGTCGCGGGCAACTGGATGCCGAGCGAGAGAGCTGGCTGCGCCTGACGCGCGGTGTCGGCCGGGTGCTTCGCTACAGCTGA
- a CDS encoding ABC transporter permease encodes MSWYARAANVFRQEWLLRRLDEELAFHVAELIDDLVAGGMPPDEAKTEALRRFGNYTRQRERTRDMNIVAWLEALVADVRYGARQLRIDRSFTTVAVLSLALGIGANTAIFQLINALRLRSLPAVQKPHELAALARAEKFMTSGWYQARHQAFTYAQFQAVGRSQQAFSGVLAFGTARFNLTRGGEARYAEGLWVSSNFLDVLGVKPAMGRGFARVTDQADCSEAGVVLSHAFWQREFGGSAAVLGQDIYLHGRTLPILGVTPAEFIGLDPGRRFDVAVPLCMDTLYAQEPRARRLDRRDAWWLTMVGRLKAGWNVTRASAHIDGISPGIFQETLPPSYRPDNAAKYLKNRFIVEDASAGLSALHKAYEDPLWVLMSVAGAVLLIACANLANLLLARASSREREMAVRQAVGASRTRLIAQLCTESLLLAVLGSLVGLIIAQVASRGLIAFLTNQDQPLVLSLAFDRNVFGFTSGLAVLTCLLFGVAPAVKATSTPPALAMAGGRGTAQFAEKHRLRRGLVVTQVALSLVLLFGALLFGQTLRNLLTAEAGMVPEGVLVASVDARLPELTPEHRRVMFDQIEQRIEAQPGVVSVAQVSLSPFSGSGWNGTVRAQGAADAEGKESWFNSVGPGYFETMKTPLVAGREFTAQDTASGPRIAIVNEQFAKVVFGGGNPVGRLFRSQAPAGKPEPEYRIVGMVRNTKYYGLREEFKPIAFVPVTQDENFSDSITFMVRSQVPLGGTIAGIRTLMTEIQQGLLVEFRVLDEQVAQSVLRERLMATVSGAFGVLAIVLSAVGLYGVMAYMVARRRNEFGVRLALGAGPDHVLRLVFSEAGRLVVIGLIVGVIGAYFAARYAQSLLYGLQFNDMRTLAAGCALLAVTGAAAALVPALRALRFDPAVVLSTE; translated from the coding sequence ATGTCCTGGTACGCGCGTGCGGCGAACGTGTTCCGCCAGGAATGGCTGCTTCGCCGCCTGGACGAGGAACTCGCGTTCCACGTGGCTGAACTGATTGACGACCTCGTCGCCGGCGGCATGCCGCCCGACGAGGCCAAGACCGAGGCCCTACGGCGGTTCGGGAACTACACGCGGCAGCGTGAGAGGACGAGGGACATGAACATCGTGGCGTGGTTGGAGGCACTCGTCGCCGACGTCCGGTATGGCGCGCGGCAACTGCGCATCGACCGGAGCTTCACGACAGTGGCGGTGCTGTCGCTCGCGCTCGGCATCGGCGCCAATACGGCCATCTTCCAGTTGATCAACGCCCTCCGGTTACGCAGTCTCCCCGCGGTGCAGAAGCCGCACGAACTGGCCGCCCTGGCGCGCGCGGAAAAGTTCATGACCTCGGGCTGGTACCAGGCCCGGCACCAGGCGTTCACGTACGCGCAGTTCCAGGCAGTGGGACGCTCGCAGCAGGCGTTCTCCGGTGTGCTCGCCTTCGGCACCGCCCGTTTCAATCTCACGCGAGGCGGCGAGGCACGCTATGCCGAGGGGCTGTGGGTGAGCAGCAACTTCCTCGATGTGCTCGGTGTCAAACCCGCGATGGGACGCGGGTTCGCGCGCGTGACCGACCAAGCCGACTGCAGCGAGGCCGGTGTCGTGCTCAGTCACGCCTTCTGGCAGCGCGAGTTCGGCGGCAGTGCGGCGGTGCTTGGCCAGGACATCTATCTGCACGGACGCACGCTGCCGATTCTCGGTGTCACGCCCGCCGAGTTCATCGGGCTGGATCCCGGGCGCCGCTTCGACGTGGCCGTGCCGCTCTGCATGGACACGCTCTACGCGCAGGAACCGCGCGCCCGTCGCCTGGATCGACGTGACGCCTGGTGGCTCACCATGGTCGGCCGCCTGAAGGCTGGGTGGAACGTGACCAGGGCGTCCGCCCACATCGATGGCATCTCGCCCGGCATCTTCCAGGAGACGCTGCCGCCCAGCTATCGGCCCGACAATGCCGCGAAGTACCTGAAGAATCGCTTCATCGTCGAGGACGCCAGTGCCGGTCTGTCGGCGCTGCACAAGGCATACGAGGATCCCCTCTGGGTGCTGATGAGCGTGGCCGGCGCCGTCCTGCTCATCGCGTGCGCCAACCTCGCCAACCTGTTGCTCGCTCGCGCAAGCTCGAGGGAGCGAGAGATGGCGGTGCGCCAGGCGGTCGGCGCCTCGCGGACGCGGTTGATTGCGCAACTGTGCACGGAGAGCCTGCTCCTGGCCGTGCTCGGCTCGCTCGTCGGGTTGATCATCGCGCAGGTCGCCAGCCGCGGCTTGATTGCCTTCCTCACCAATCAGGACCAGCCCCTCGTGCTGTCGCTCGCGTTCGACCGCAACGTCTTCGGCTTCACGTCCGGGCTCGCCGTGCTGACGTGCCTGCTGTTCGGTGTGGCTCCTGCCGTGAAGGCGACGAGCACACCTCCGGCGTTGGCGATGGCCGGCGGGCGTGGCACCGCGCAGTTCGCGGAGAAGCACCGGCTTCGTCGTGGCCTCGTGGTGACGCAGGTCGCGCTGTCGCTGGTGCTCCTGTTCGGCGCGCTGCTGTTCGGCCAGACGTTGCGCAACCTCCTGACCGCCGAGGCCGGCATGGTGCCCGAAGGCGTGCTGGTCGCCAGCGTCGATGCGCGACTGCCCGAACTGACGCCCGAGCATCGTCGCGTGATGTTCGACCAGATCGAGCAGCGTATCGAGGCCCAGCCCGGCGTGGTCTCGGTCGCGCAGGTCAGCCTCAGTCCCTTCAGCGGCAGCGGCTGGAACGGAACGGTGCGCGCGCAAGGCGCTGCTGATGCGGAGGGGAAGGAGTCGTGGTTCAACTCGGTCGGACCCGGCTACTTCGAGACGATGAAGACACCGCTCGTGGCCGGTCGCGAGTTCACCGCGCAGGACACCGCGAGCGGTCCACGCATCGCCATCGTCAACGAGCAGTTCGCCAAGGTCGTGTTCGGCGGCGGCAACCCGGTGGGTCGCCTCTTCCGCAGCCAGGCGCCAGCGGGCAAGCCAGAGCCCGAGTACCGGATTGTCGGCATGGTGCGCAACACGAAGTACTACGGGCTACGTGAAGAGTTCAAGCCGATCGCCTTCGTGCCGGTGACCCAGGACGAGAACTTCTCGGACAGCATCACGTTCATGGTGCGGTCGCAGGTGCCGCTCGGCGGGACGATCGCCGGCATCCGGACGCTGATGACCGAAATTCAGCAGGGGCTGCTGGTCGAATTCCGGGTCCTCGACGAGCAGGTCGCGCAGTCGGTACTGCGCGAGCGGCTGATGGCGACGGTGTCCGGCGCCTTCGGTGTCCTGGCGATCGTGCTCTCGGCCGTCGGCCTGTACGGCGTGATGGCGTACATGGTCGCGCGGCGACGCAACGAGTTCGGCGTGCGGCTGGCGCTCGGCGCCGGTCCTGACCACGTCCTGAGACTCGTGTTCTCGGAGGCGGGACGGCTGGTGGTGATTGGCCTGATTGTCGGCGTCATCGGGGCCTATTTCGCCGCGCGCTACGCGCAGTCACTGCTCTACGGGTTGCAGTTCAACGACATGCGCACGCTGGCGGCGGGGTGCGCGCTGCTGGCGGTCACGGGAGCGGCGGCGGCCCTTGTGCCGGCGCTCCGCGCTCTCCGCTTCGATCCAGCCGTCGTGTTGAGCACAGAGTAG
- a CDS encoding M20 family metallo-hydrolase — translation MSLQVDAARLTHELQVLATFSAAPAPAVTRVVFTEPDRAARAYVRSLCTAAGLSLREDAVGNLFARWAGEDPSLPAVCTGSHIDAIPNAGMYDGTVGVLGALEAIRALQATGLRPRRSIELLMFTSEEPTRFGIGCLGSRLLSGLTDAGAASRLRDRDGATLDDARQAAGFTGTVADVALPPGQYTAFVELHIEQGPLLEQRGIGLGLVTAIAAPASLRVTIDGEGGHAGAVLMPARRDAFLAGAEIALAVEAAARSTDAIDTVATTGVCHVFPGAVNSVPSRCELEVDVRDIDEGRRDAVLARVETACVDVAARRRVSVTTQVVNADPPARCDAAVVDALTASCVDAGFACEPMISRAYHDALFMSRVAPTGMLFIPCRAGVSHRPDEYAAPEDIARGVHVLALALARLAS, via the coding sequence ATGAGTCTCCAGGTCGACGCCGCGCGCCTGACGCACGAACTGCAGGTGCTTGCCACGTTCTCCGCCGCTCCTGCACCGGCCGTCACCCGCGTGGTCTTCACCGAACCCGACCGGGCCGCGCGCGCGTACGTCAGGAGCCTGTGCACCGCAGCCGGTCTCTCGCTGCGCGAGGACGCCGTCGGCAATCTCTTTGCGCGATGGGCCGGTGAAGACCCGTCACTGCCGGCTGTCTGCACGGGCTCGCATATCGACGCCATCCCGAACGCCGGCATGTACGACGGCACCGTCGGCGTGCTCGGAGCGCTCGAGGCGATCCGTGCGCTGCAGGCAACAGGTCTCCGGCCACGCCGGTCGATCGAGCTACTGATGTTCACGTCAGAGGAGCCCACGCGCTTCGGCATCGGCTGCCTCGGCAGCCGCCTGCTGTCCGGGCTGACGGATGCCGGGGCCGCCAGCCGGCTGCGTGATCGCGATGGCGCGACGCTGGACGACGCCCGGCAAGCGGCGGGGTTCACCGGCACCGTGGCGGACGTGGCGCTACCGCCGGGCCAGTACACGGCGTTCGTGGAATTGCACATCGAGCAGGGACCGTTGCTCGAACAGCGCGGGATTGGCCTCGGCCTGGTCACGGCCATCGCAGCGCCTGCCAGCCTGCGCGTCACCATCGACGGCGAGGGCGGCCACGCCGGTGCGGTGCTGATGCCCGCGCGCCGGGACGCGTTCCTGGCGGGGGCGGAGATCGCGCTGGCGGTGGAAGCGGCCGCCAGGAGCACCGACGCCATCGACACGGTCGCCACGACGGGGGTGTGCCACGTGTTCCCCGGAGCGGTGAACAGCGTACCGAGCCGCTGCGAACTCGAGGTCGACGTCCGCGACATCGACGAGGGCAGGCGCGACGCCGTCCTGGCCCGCGTCGAGACCGCCTGCGTCGACGTGGCCGCGCGACGGCGCGTCTCGGTCACGACACAAGTCGTCAACGCTGACCCGCCCGCACGCTGCGACGCAGCCGTCGTCGACGCGTTGACAGCCAGTTGCGTGGACGCGGGCTTCGCCTGCGAGCCGATGATCAGCCGCGCGTACCACGACGCGCTGTTCATGTCCCGAGTGGCACCGACGGGGATGCTGTTCATCCCGTGCCGCGCCGGGGTCAGCCATCGGCCTGATGAATACGCCGCGCCCGAAGACATCGCACGCGGAGTGCATGTGCTGGCGCTGGCGCTGGCACGGCTGGCCAGCTAG